Proteins encoded by one window of Mercenaria mercenaria strain notata chromosome 4, MADL_Memer_1, whole genome shotgun sequence:
- the LOC128556693 gene encoding adhesion G-protein coupled receptor G2-like: MISTCSRIDNLTSPSSQITDLCDLGSNVIVYDKNNTAYRNKYCVMCNELDEQSLFCEPMPKIYYRLNTVPSYRLLVDFNSHQYKTTKEGNEVTDSFEECSSQHEEIYDPVSKTCRKLHCPSTFTAIKGKCVRNNNFPNNTNTMKSQCAFIKLKSDEYEILNLTHILVLSLNKTVGSSLLFRNGSEIYVCEEMFTRQAIRHISSYFGVIENYVSFGGIICSIASLVLTLLVYIMLSELRNIPGKNLISLMIALLLAQLLFLCSNQAVDNYKACKALAIIIHYCFLASFSWMNVIAYDLFRTFSHSCQLGRLCTHMSKVFYRYSVYGWLIPAAIVTPAVLLDIFSINNNQFKPRYGENVCWISSKNALILFFVGPLAVFKLIDFVGFICTSFYISKTRRQGSMARQYNVCSCLLYLKLSLIMGLTWLFAFVAVFSNDTIMWYLFIIFNTLQGVFIALSFLCTKRVIKLISGKLERRQNVDSSSGTLIMQLKRSNIE, from the coding sequence ATGATCTCAACATGTTCTAGAATTGACAATTTAACTTCTCCTAGCAGTCAGATAACTGACCTTTGTGATTTGGGTTCAAATGTAATCGTTTATGACAAAAACAATACAGCATATAGAAATAAGTATTGTGTGATGTGTAATGAATTAGATGAACAATCACTGTTTTGTGAACCTATGCCTAAAATATATTACAGATTGAACACTGTACCTAGTTATCGTCTACTCGTAGATTTTAATTCGCACCAGTATAAAACAACAAAGGAAGGAAATGAAGTTACAGATTCATTCGAAGAATGCTCAAGTCAACATGAAGAAATATATGATCCGGTATCAAAAACATGTAGGAAATTGCACTGTCCATCAACTTTCACTGCAATTAAAGGAAAATGTGTCCGAAATAATAATTTTCCTAACAACACAAACACAATGAAAAGTCAATGTGCATTTATCAAACTGAAATCGGATGAATATGAAATACTGAATTTAACACACATTTTAGTGTTATCCTTAAACAAGACTGTCGGGTCATCTCTTCTTTTTAGAAACGGCTCTGAAATTTACGTTTGTGAAGAAATGTTTACAAGGCAAGCGATTAGACATATTTCAAGTTATTTTGGTGTTATTGAAAACTATGTCTCTTTCGGTggcataatttgttcaatagcATCTTTAGTACTAACGCTTTTAGTTTACATAATGCTTTCAGAACTACGCAATATTCCTGGAAAGAATTTAATAAGTTTAATGATAGCACTGCTTTTAGCACAACTTCTTTTTTTATGTTCAAATCAGGCTGTTGACAATTACAAGGCGTGTAAGGCCTTAGCTATCATTATCCACTACTGTTTTCTGGCATCTTTCAGTTGGATGAATGTTATAGCCTACGATTTGTTCAGAACATTTTCACATTCATGTCAACTTGGCCGTTTGTGTACTCACATGTCGAAAGTGTTCTACCGTTACAGTGTGTACGGTTGGTTAATACCTGCAGCAATCGTTACACCTGCTGTTTTGTTGGACATTTTCAGTATCAATAATAACCAATTTAAACCAAGATATGGAGAAAATGTTTGCTGGATTTCTTCAaagaatgctttaattttgttcTTCGTAGGACCCCTAGCAGTCTTCAAACTGATTGATTTTGTAGGATTCATATGTACGTCGTTTTATATATCAAAGACAAGGCGACAAGGGTCGATGGCAAGACAGTATAATGTATGTTCCTGTTTGCTATACTTGAAATTGTCTCTTATCATGGGACTTACCTGGTTGTTTGCCTTTGTGGCTGTATTTTCTAATGATACAATAATGTGgtatctttttatcatttttaatacaCTACAGGGTGTTTTCATTGCTTTGAGCTTTCTGTGTACTAAGCGAGTTATAAAACTAATTTCTGGAAAGTTAGAAAGGAGGCAGAATGTCGATTCGTCATCTGGGACACTCATAATGCAGTTAAAAAGATCAAACATAGAATAA